In a single window of the Pseudomonas oryzihabitans genome:
- the araG gene encoding L-arabinose ABC transporter ATP-binding protein AraG: MAALEHTTAQSADSLGFVGIGKTFPGVKALADISFNVRPGSVHALMGENGAGKSTLLKILSGYHAPTTGHLNVDGQELVFKSTAEAIRAGVAVIQQELQLVPEMTVAENLFLGHLPARYGIVNRGHLRHQALDLLKGLAEEIDPNTKVGRLSLGQRQLVEIAKALSRGARVIAFDEPTSSLSARETDRLMTIIARLRDEGRVVLYVSHRMEEVFRICDAVTVFKDGRHVRTVERLADITPDQLITLMVGRDLADIYDYRPREIGGGCLKVEGLLGQGLQQPVGFEVCQGEILGLFGLVGAGRTELLRLLAGLEKHKAGSLSLKGAPVNLRSPRDAIAAGILLCPEDRKKEGIVPLASVAENINISARAHHASLGCLIQGRWEKANAEKQIRALNVKTPHAGQRIKNLSGGNQQKAILGRWLSMPMQVLLLDEPTRGIDVGAKSEIYAIIHDLAARGIAVVVVSSDLMEVMGVADRILVMSEGAITGEVARADFNDERLLQLALPRTRA; this comes from the coding sequence ATGGCAGCCCTGGAACACACTACCGCCCAGAGCGCCGACAGCCTCGGTTTCGTCGGCATCGGCAAGACCTTTCCTGGCGTAAAGGCGCTCGCCGACATCTCCTTCAACGTACGTCCCGGTTCGGTGCATGCCCTCATGGGCGAGAACGGCGCGGGCAAGTCGACCCTGCTGAAGATCCTCAGCGGCTACCACGCTCCCACCACCGGTCACCTCAACGTCGACGGCCAGGAACTGGTGTTCAAGAGCACCGCCGAAGCCATCCGCGCCGGCGTCGCGGTGATCCAGCAGGAACTGCAGCTGGTGCCGGAGATGACCGTCGCCGAAAACCTCTTTCTCGGGCACCTGCCGGCACGCTACGGCATCGTCAATCGCGGCCACCTGCGCCATCAGGCGCTGGACCTGCTCAAGGGCCTGGCCGAAGAGATCGATCCCAACACCAAGGTCGGGCGCCTGTCGCTCGGTCAGCGCCAGCTGGTAGAGATCGCCAAGGCACTCTCCCGTGGCGCTCGCGTCATCGCCTTCGACGAGCCCACCAGCTCCCTGTCCGCCCGCGAAACCGATCGCCTGATGACCATCATCGCCCGCCTGCGCGACGAAGGCCGGGTGGTGCTCTATGTCTCCCATCGCATGGAAGAGGTCTTCCGCATCTGCGACGCGGTAACGGTGTTCAAGGACGGCCGCCACGTGCGCACCGTCGAACGCCTGGCCGACATCACCCCTGATCAGCTCATCACCCTGATGGTCGGCCGTGATCTCGCCGACATCTACGACTACCGGCCGCGCGAGATCGGTGGCGGCTGCCTCAAGGTCGAGGGCCTGCTCGGCCAGGGCCTGCAGCAGCCGGTGGGCTTCGAGGTCTGCCAGGGCGAGATTCTTGGCCTGTTCGGCCTGGTCGGCGCTGGGCGCACCGAGCTTCTGCGCCTGCTGGCCGGTCTGGAAAAGCACAAGGCCGGCAGCCTGAGCCTCAAGGGTGCGCCGGTCAATCTGAGATCCCCGCGCGACGCCATCGCCGCTGGCATCCTGCTCTGCCCGGAAGATCGCAAGAAGGAAGGCATCGTGCCCCTGGCCAGCGTGGCCGAGAACATCAACATCAGCGCCCGCGCTCATCACGCCAGCCTCGGCTGCCTGATCCAGGGTCGCTGGGAAAAGGCCAACGCGGAAAAGCAGATTCGCGCCCTCAACGTGAAGACCCCGCACGCCGGGCAGAGGATCAAGAATCTCTCCGGTGGCAATCAGCAGAAGGCCATCCTCGGACGCTGGCTGTCGATGCCCATGCAGGTGCTGCTGCTCGATGAGCCCACCCGTGGCATCGACGTGGGTGCCAAGTCGGAGATCTACGCCATCATCCACGACCTCGCCGCGCGCGGCATCGCCGTGGTGGTGGTCTCCAGCGACCTGATGGAGGTCATGGGCGTGGCCGACCGCATCCTGGTGATGAGCGAAGGTGCCATCACTGGCGAGGTGGCGCGCGCCGATTTCAACGACGAGCGGCTGCTGCAGCTCGCCCTGCCCCGTACCCGCGCCTGA
- a CDS encoding aldose epimerase family protein, whose product MKRTLALTGLGLSLMISTLTAQAAGLTSQQSSFGKLPDGTPIEKFVLSNSHGMQATVITYGGVLQALKVPDRKGHSEDVVLGFDDVQGYLDNPTVFFGATIGRFGNRIAEGRFSLDGKSYQIPQNDKTNALHGGPQGFNTKVWKAEPAKGDGWVGVTLSYVSPDGEMGFPGTLTTQVTYQLDEHNQLTLKYRATTDKPTVLNLTNHSYFNLAGAGSGTVLKQVAMLNADTYTPVTAKLIPTGELPPVAGTPMDFRKPTAIGKHIADENQQLKYAEPKQGGYDFNWVLNTGGDLQKAAAVVTDPGSGRTLTLYTTEPGVQFYTGNFLEGNIKGKAGKTYGHWGAFTLETQHYPDAPNQPDFPTTRLDPGQTYTQTTIFKFAAK is encoded by the coding sequence ATGAAACGCACGTTAGCCCTTACCGGACTTGGACTGTCACTCATGATCAGTACCCTCACCGCCCAGGCGGCCGGCCTCACCAGCCAGCAGTCGAGCTTTGGCAAGCTGCCCGACGGCACGCCCATCGAGAAGTTCGTCCTCAGCAACAGCCACGGCATGCAGGCCACCGTTATCACCTACGGTGGCGTGTTGCAGGCGCTCAAGGTGCCCGACCGCAAGGGCCATAGCGAAGACGTGGTGCTGGGCTTCGATGACGTCCAGGGCTATCTCGACAACCCCACAGTGTTCTTTGGCGCCACCATCGGCCGCTTCGGTAACCGCATCGCCGAAGGCCGTTTCAGTCTCGACGGCAAGAGCTACCAGATCCCCCAGAACGACAAGACCAACGCCCTGCACGGCGGCCCTCAGGGTTTCAATACCAAGGTGTGGAAGGCCGAGCCGGCCAAGGGTGACGGCTGGGTCGGCGTGACCCTGAGCTATGTCTCCCCCGATGGCGAGATGGGCTTTCCCGGCACCCTCACCACCCAGGTGACCTATCAGCTGGACGAGCACAACCAGCTGACCCTTAAGTACCGCGCGACCACCGACAAGCCGACGGTGCTCAACCTGACCAACCACAGCTACTTCAACTTGGCCGGCGCCGGCAGTGGCACCGTGCTCAAGCAGGTGGCGATGCTCAACGCCGATACCTACACCCCGGTGACCGCCAAGCTGATCCCCACCGGCGAACTGCCACCGGTGGCCGGCACGCCGATGGACTTCCGCAAGCCGACCGCCATCGGCAAGCATATCGCCGACGAAAACCAACAACTGAAGTACGCCGAGCCCAAGCAGGGTGGCTATGACTTCAACTGGGTGCTCAACACCGGTGGCGATCTGCAGAAGGCCGCCGCCGTGGTGACCGATCCAGGCTCCGGCCGCACCCTGACTCTCTACACCACCGAACCGGGCGTGCAGTTCTACACCGGCAACTTCCTGGAAGGGAACATCAAGGGCAAGGCCGGCAAGACCTATGGCCATTGGGGCGCCTTCACCCTGGAAACCCAGCACTATCCAGATGCGCCCAACCAGCCCGACTTCCCCACCACCCGCCTGGACCCCGGCCAGACCTACACCCAGACGACGATCTTCAAGTTCGCCGCCAAGTAA
- a CDS encoding LysR family transcriptional regulator codes for MLPSLGSIASRLRLRQLRLLIALDEEGSLHKAAERIAISQPGATKALHEIESTLGATLFLRTHQGLQPNDLGRCVIRYARLIESDLAHLREEMLGILQGEGGRLAVGVIMGAVPRLIAAVSRLGAAQPQLGIEIIEDTSVRLLDLLDAGRIEVAICRSSVSRRPDAYDCLEVREERLEIVCHPRHPLAEATELGLAELVDSRWIVYPANLPMRLTLEREFRAAELEFPRYPVETASTFTLLGLLQEDPNQVAMLPSDIAQFGERHGLLRRLPVVQRTRNEPYSILVRQGAGLSAAAQLLLEQWRLEG; via the coding sequence ATGCTGCCATCCCTGGGCTCCATCGCTTCCCGCCTGCGCCTGCGCCAGCTGCGCCTGCTGATCGCCCTCGACGAGGAAGGCTCGCTGCACAAGGCCGCCGAACGCATCGCCATTTCCCAACCCGGCGCCACCAAGGCGCTGCACGAGATTGAAAGTACCCTGGGCGCCACCCTCTTCCTGCGCACCCACCAGGGCCTGCAACCGAATGACTTGGGCCGCTGTGTAATCCGCTATGCGCGGCTGATCGAGAGCGACCTGGCTCATCTGCGCGAGGAGATGCTCGGCATCCTGCAGGGTGAAGGCGGCCGCCTGGCGGTGGGCGTGATCATGGGCGCGGTGCCCCGGCTGATCGCAGCGGTATCCCGTCTGGGCGCAGCGCAGCCACAGCTCGGGATAGAGATCATCGAGGACACCAGTGTGCGTCTGCTCGATCTGCTCGACGCCGGGCGCATCGAGGTGGCGATCTGCCGCAGCAGCGTCAGCCGCCGCCCGGATGCCTACGACTGCCTGGAGGTGCGCGAGGAGCGGCTGGAGATCGTCTGCCATCCCCGCCATCCGCTGGCCGAGGCAACAGAGCTAGGCCTGGCCGAGCTGGTCGACAGCCGCTGGATCGTCTACCCGGCCAACCTGCCGATGCGGCTGACCCTGGAACGGGAGTTTCGCGCAGCGGAGCTGGAGTTTCCCCGTTATCCGGTGGAAACCGCCTCGACCTTCACCCTGCTCGGCCTGCTTCAGGAAGACCCCAACCAGGTGGCCATGCTGCCCAGCGACATCGCTCAGTTCGGCGAACGCCATGGCCTGCTGCGTCGCCTGCCGGTCGTCCAGCGCACCCGCAACGAACCCTACTCGATCCTGGTGCGCCAGGGCGCGGGGCTGTCAGCGGCGGCGCAGCTGCTGTTGGAGCAGTGGCGGCTTGAAGGGTAG
- the araD1 gene encoding AraD1 family protein, which produces MHLIQFEDQQGQRRVGVVERGEVQQVRGATSTRTLALEAIRAGVSLESQVQALGLEPGPAYADLLDAGRLLPPLDHEDPAHCLVTGTGLTHLGSAATRDKMHQQNSQEEAKLTDSMRMFKWGVEGGRPAAGTAGAQPEWFYKGDGGILVRPGADIPLPEFAEDAGEEPELTGLYVIGDDGKPYRLGYAVGNEFSDHVMERKNYLYLAHSKLRYCSFGPALRTGELPRHLAGTSRIRRGDQVLWEKEFLSGEDNMCHSLENLEYHHFKYAQFLRPGDVHVHFFGTATLSFADGVRVEPGDRFEIAVPEFGELLSNGVKAHAAAFQPGQVRQL; this is translated from the coding sequence ATGCACCTGATTCAGTTCGAAGACCAACAGGGCCAGCGCCGCGTCGGCGTGGTCGAGCGCGGCGAAGTCCAGCAGGTCCGCGGTGCCACCAGCACCCGGACCCTGGCGCTGGAAGCCATCCGCGCCGGCGTTTCGCTGGAGTCTCAGGTGCAGGCCCTGGGCCTGGAGCCCGGACCGGCCTATGCCGATCTGCTCGACGCCGGCCGCCTGTTGCCGCCGCTGGACCATGAGGATCCGGCACACTGCCTGGTTACCGGGACCGGCCTGACCCACCTGGGCAGCGCCGCGACCCGCGACAAGATGCACCAGCAGAACAGCCAGGAGGAGGCCAAGCTGACCGACTCCATGCGCATGTTCAAATGGGGTGTGGAGGGCGGTCGGCCCGCCGCTGGGACCGCCGGTGCCCAGCCGGAGTGGTTCTACAAGGGCGACGGCGGCATCCTGGTCCGTCCCGGTGCCGACATTCCGCTGCCGGAGTTCGCCGAGGATGCCGGCGAAGAGCCCGAGTTGACCGGCCTCTATGTGATTGGCGATGACGGCAAGCCCTATCGGCTGGGTTATGCGGTGGGTAACGAATTCTCCGATCACGTGATGGAACGCAAGAACTATCTCTACCTGGCCCATTCCAAACTACGCTACTGCAGCTTTGGGCCCGCCCTGCGCACGGGTGAGCTGCCGCGTCATCTGGCCGGAACGAGCCGTATCCGTCGTGGCGACCAGGTGCTGTGGGAGAAGGAGTTTCTCTCCGGCGAGGACAACATGTGCCATAGCCTGGAGAACCTGGAATATCACCATTTCAAGTACGCGCAGTTCCTGCGTCCGGGCGATGTCCATGTCCATTTCTTCGGCACGGCGACCCTGTCCTTCGCCGATGGCGTCCGCGTCGAACCGGGCGATAGATTCGAGATCGCCGTGCCCGAATTCGGCGAGTTGCTGAGCAATGGCGTCAAGGCGCATGCGGCTGCCTTCCAGCCCGGGCAGGTCCGGCAACTCTGA
- a CDS encoding universal stress protein: MIRSLLYATDLGLCSSYVFQHALTLARIHQARLYVVHVVEPLGLLASTLLQQHLDGESMDRLRNGGLDLVMETIEQQVFESLREDLLETPATVGLVRAVRVVQGDPPAVILKQAQDFAADLLVIGSRSQGDAQVAPLGRTASRLLQTAHIPVYLVPLRQG; the protein is encoded by the coding sequence GTGATCCGCTCCCTGCTTTACGCCACGGACCTGGGCCTGTGTTCGTCCTATGTGTTCCAGCACGCCTTGACGCTCGCCCGCATCCATCAGGCGCGGTTGTATGTCGTCCATGTGGTGGAGCCGCTGGGATTGCTGGCCTCCACCCTCCTGCAGCAGCATCTGGACGGCGAATCCATGGATCGGCTGCGTAACGGCGGACTGGATCTGGTCATGGAGACCATCGAGCAGCAGGTGTTCGAGTCCTTGCGTGAGGACCTGCTGGAAACCCCGGCTACCGTGGGGCTGGTACGGGCCGTCCGGGTGGTGCAGGGCGATCCGCCAGCGGTGATCCTCAAGCAGGCCCAGGACTTCGCTGCGGATCTGCTGGTGATCGGCAGCCGCAGCCAGGGCGATGCCCAGGTAGCGCCGCTGGGCCGTACCGCCAGTCGCCTCCTGCAGACGGCCCATATCCCCGTCTATCTGGTGCCCTTGCGCCAGGGCTGA
- the cysB gene encoding HTH-type transcriptional regulator CysB produces the protein MKLQQLRYIWEVAHHDLNVSATAQSLYTSQPGISKQIRLLEDELGVEVFARSGKHLTRVTPAGERIIQTAGEILRKCESIKQIAQEFSNERKGTLSIATTHTQARYALPDVISEFIKQYPDVALHMHQGSPTQIAEMAADGTVDFAIATEGLERFNDLVMMPCYRWNRCVIVPQNHPLAKVENLTLEQLADQPLVTYVFGFTGRSKLDEAFARQGLEPNVVLTAADADVIKTYVRLGLGVGIVADMAVDHKADADLVCLDASHLFEASVTKIGLRRGTFLRGFMCDFIGRFAPHLTRDVLTEAMQTPTRQELETLFHGVTLPTY, from the coding sequence ATGAAGCTGCAACAGTTGAGATATATCTGGGAAGTCGCCCATCACGACCTGAACGTATCCGCCACTGCCCAGAGCCTCTATACGTCGCAGCCTGGCATCAGCAAGCAGATCCGCCTGCTCGAAGACGAACTGGGGGTCGAGGTCTTTGCCCGTAGTGGCAAGCATCTGACCCGCGTGACCCCCGCCGGCGAGCGGATCATCCAGACCGCTGGCGAGATCCTGCGCAAGTGCGAAAGCATCAAGCAGATCGCCCAGGAGTTCTCCAACGAGCGCAAGGGCACCCTGTCCATCGCCACCACCCACACCCAGGCGCGCTATGCGCTGCCGGATGTGATCAGCGAATTCATCAAGCAATACCCCGATGTGGCGCTGCACATGCACCAGGGCTCGCCGACCCAGATCGCCGAGATGGCCGCCGACGGCACCGTCGACTTCGCCATTGCCACCGAGGGTCTGGAGCGCTTCAACGACCTGGTGATGATGCCCTGCTATCGCTGGAACCGGTGCGTCATCGTTCCGCAGAATCATCCGCTGGCCAAGGTCGAGAATCTGACCCTGGAGCAGCTGGCGGACCAGCCACTGGTGACCTACGTCTTCGGCTTCACCGGGCGCTCCAAGCTCGACGAGGCCTTTGCCCGCCAGGGCCTGGAGCCCAACGTGGTGCTGACCGCGGCGGACGCCGACGTCATCAAGACCTATGTCCGCCTTGGCCTGGGCGTGGGCATCGTGGCCGACATGGCGGTGGATCACAAAGCCGATGCCGACCTGGTCTGCCTGGACGCCAGCCACCTCTTCGAAGCCAGCGTGACCAAGATCGGCCTGCGCCGTGGCACCTTCCTGCGCGGCTTCATGTGCGACTTCATCGGTCGCTTCGCGCCGCACCTGACCCGGGATGTCCTCACCGAGGCCATGCAGACGCCGACCCGCCAGGAGCTGGAGACGCTGTTCCATGGGGTGACGTTGCCGACGTATTGA
- a CDS encoding aldehyde dehydrogenase (NADP(+)) has translation MQIQGKNYIGGARSGEGEVRVYSIDASTGEKLPYEFFQASTAEVDAAARAAEQAAPLYRKLSAEKRAAFLDAIADELDALGDDFVQLVCQETALPAGRIQGERGRTSGQMRLFAKVLRRGDFHGARIDTALPDRKPLPRPDLRQYRIGLGPVAVFGASNFPLAFSTAGGDTAAALAAGCPVVFKAHSGHMVTAEHVADAVIRAAEKTGMPKGVFNMIYGGGVGEQLVKHPAIQAVGFTGSLRGGRALCDMAAARPQPIPVFAEMSSINPVVVLPEALKARGDAIATELSASVVLGCGQFCTNPGLVIGVRSPEFSAFLERLAGAMNEQAPQTMLNPGTLKSYEKGVAALLAHSGVEHLAGASQEGNQARPQLFKADVSLLLESDELLQEEVFGPTTVVVEVADDAQLQQALQGLHGQLTATLLAEPADLQRFEAIIGLLEQKAGRLLLNGYPTGVEVCDAMVHGGPYPATSDARGTSVGTLAIDRFLRPVCYQNYPDAFLPEALQNANPLGIQRLVNGENTKDAI, from the coding sequence ATGCAGATCCAAGGCAAAAACTACATCGGTGGCGCTCGCAGCGGCGAGGGCGAGGTGCGGGTCTACAGCATCGACGCCAGCACCGGCGAAAAACTGCCCTACGAATTCTTCCAGGCGTCCACGGCCGAGGTCGATGCCGCCGCCCGTGCCGCCGAGCAGGCGGCACCCCTGTACCGCAAGCTGAGCGCCGAGAAGCGCGCGGCCTTCCTCGACGCCATCGCCGACGAACTGGATGCCCTGGGCGATGACTTCGTCCAGCTGGTCTGCCAGGAAACCGCACTGCCGGCTGGCCGTATCCAGGGCGAGCGTGGCCGTACCAGCGGCCAGATGCGCCTGTTCGCCAAGGTGCTGCGTCGTGGTGACTTCCACGGTGCCCGTATCGACACCGCCTTGCCCGACCGCAAGCCGCTGCCGCGTCCCGATCTGCGTCAGTACCGCATCGGTCTGGGTCCGGTGGCCGTCTTCGGCGCCAGCAACTTCCCGTTGGCTTTCTCCACTGCCGGTGGCGACACCGCTGCGGCCCTGGCCGCCGGTTGCCCGGTAGTGTTCAAGGCCCACAGTGGCCACATGGTGACCGCCGAGCACGTCGCTGACGCGGTGATCCGCGCCGCCGAGAAGACCGGCATGCCCAAGGGCGTGTTCAACATGATCTACGGCGGTGGCGTGGGCGAGCAGCTGGTCAAGCATCCGGCCATCCAGGCCGTGGGCTTCACCGGTTCCCTGCGTGGTGGTCGTGCCCTGTGCGACATGGCCGCGGCTCGTCCGCAGCCCATCCCGGTCTTTGCCGAGATGTCCAGCATCAACCCGGTGGTCGTGCTGCCCGAGGCGCTCAAGGCCCGCGGTGATGCCATCGCCACCGAACTCAGTGCCTCGGTGGTGCTGGGTTGCGGTCAGTTCTGCACCAATCCGGGCCTGGTCATCGGTGTGCGTTCGCCGGAATTCAGCGCCTTCCTGGAGCGTCTGGCCGGTGCGATGAACGAGCAGGCGCCCCAGACCATGCTCAACCCGGGCACCCTGAAGAGCTACGAGAAAGGCGTCGCGGCGCTGTTGGCCCATTCCGGCGTAGAGCATCTGGCTGGTGCCAGCCAGGAAGGCAACCAGGCCCGTCCGCAGCTGTTCAAGGCTGACGTCAGCCTGCTGCTGGAAAGCGATGAGCTACTGCAGGAAGAAGTCTTCGGCCCCACCACCGTGGTGGTCGAGGTGGCTGATGACGCTCAGCTGCAGCAGGCGCTGCAAGGTCTGCACGGTCAGCTGACCGCGACCCTGCTGGCCGAGCCGGCCGATCTGCAGCGCTTCGAGGCCATCATCGGCCTGCTGGAGCAGAAAGCCGGTCGCCTGCTGCTCAACGGCTATCCCACTGGCGTGGAAGTCTGCGACGCCATGGTCCACGGCGGTCCCTACCCGGCGACCTCCGACGCCCGCGGCACCTCTGTGGGTACCCTGGCCATCGATCGCTTCCTGCGCCCGGTGTGCTACCAGAACTACCCGGACGCCTTCCTGCCGGAAGCCCTGCAGAACGCCAACCCACTGGGCATCCAGCGCCTGGTGAACGGCGAGAACACCAAGGACGCGATCTGA
- a CDS encoding IlvD/Edd family dehydratase codes for MTTPKRPLRSAQWFGSNDKNGFMYRSWMKNQGIPDHEFQGKPVIGICNTWSELTPCNAHFRKIAEHVKRGIYEAGGFPVEFPVFSNGESNLRPTAMLTRNLASMDVEEAIRGNPVDAVVLLTGCDKTTPALLMGAASCDVPAIVVTGGPMLNGKHQGRDIGAGTIVWQLHEAYKAGTIDLNEFLSAEAGMSRSAGTCNTMGTASTMACMAEALGTSLPHNAAIPAVDSRRYVLAHLSGMRIVDMVAEDLRLSKILTKEAFENAIRVNAAIGGSTNAVIHLKAIAGRIGVDLELDDWTRVGRGTPTIVDLQPSGRFLMEEFYYSGGLPAVIRRMGEANLLPHPEALTANGKSIWANCAEAPIYGDDEVIRALDNPLRADGGICVLRGNLAPKGAVLKPSAATPALMQHRGRAVVFENLEDYKARIVDPDLDIDETCVMVLKNCGPKGYPGMAEVGNMGLPPKLLAKGITDMVRISDARMSGTAYGTVVLHVAPEASAGGPLAVVREGDMIELDCASGRLHLDIPDAELAARLADWQPPADQLLAGGYRRLYVNHVLQADEGCDFDFLVGCRGSEVPRHSH; via the coding sequence ATGACCACGCCCAAACGCCCGCTCCGCTCCGCCCAGTGGTTTGGCAGCAACGACAAGAACGGCTTCATGTACCGGAGCTGGATGAAGAACCAGGGCATCCCGGACCACGAATTCCAGGGCAAGCCCGTCATCGGCATCTGCAACACCTGGTCCGAGCTGACCCCCTGCAACGCCCACTTCCGCAAGATCGCCGAGCACGTCAAGCGCGGCATCTATGAAGCCGGTGGTTTCCCGGTGGAATTCCCGGTGTTCTCCAATGGCGAGTCCAACCTCAGACCGACCGCCATGCTGACCCGCAACCTGGCCAGCATGGATGTGGAAGAAGCCATCCGCGGTAATCCGGTGGACGCCGTGGTGCTGCTCACCGGCTGCGACAAGACCACGCCAGCGCTGCTGATGGGCGCCGCCAGCTGCGACGTGCCAGCCATCGTCGTCACCGGCGGCCCCATGCTCAACGGCAAGCACCAGGGCCGCGACATTGGCGCCGGCACCATCGTCTGGCAATTGCACGAAGCCTATAAGGCCGGGACGATCGACCTCAACGAATTCCTCTCCGCCGAAGCCGGGATGTCCCGCTCGGCCGGCACCTGCAACACCATGGGCACCGCCTCCACCATGGCCTGCATGGCCGAAGCCCTGGGTACCTCGCTGCCGCACAATGCCGCGATCCCGGCCGTGGATTCGCGTCGCTATGTGCTGGCGCACCTCTCCGGCATGCGCATCGTCGACATGGTGGCGGAGGATCTGCGGCTGTCGAAGATCCTCACCAAGGAAGCCTTCGAGAACGCCATCCGCGTCAATGCCGCCATCGGCGGTTCCACCAACGCGGTGATCCACCTCAAGGCCATCGCCGGCCGCATCGGCGTGGACCTGGAGCTGGACGACTGGACCCGGGTCGGCCGCGGCACCCCCACCATCGTCGACCTGCAGCCCTCCGGCCGCTTCCTGATGGAGGAGTTCTACTATTCCGGCGGCCTGCCGGCAGTGATCCGCCGCATGGGCGAAGCCAACCTGCTGCCCCACCCCGAGGCCCTGACCGCCAACGGCAAGAGCATCTGGGCCAACTGCGCCGAGGCGCCCATCTACGGTGACGACGAGGTCATTCGCGCCCTGGACAACCCCCTGCGCGCCGACGGCGGCATCTGCGTGCTGCGTGGCAACCTGGCGCCCAAGGGCGCGGTACTCAAGCCGTCGGCCGCCACCCCGGCGCTGATGCAGCACCGCGGTCGCGCCGTGGTGTTCGAGAACCTGGAAGACTACAAGGCGCGCATCGTCGATCCGGACCTGGATATCGACGAGACCTGCGTGATGGTGCTGAAGAACTGCGGACCCAAGGGATACCCGGGCATGGCCGAGGTGGGCAACATGGGCCTGCCGCCCAAGTTGCTGGCCAAGGGCATCACCGACATGGTGCGCATCTCCGATGCCCGCATGAGCGGCACCGCCTACGGCACCGTGGTCCTGCACGTGGCGCCCGAGGCCTCGGCCGGCGGTCCGCTGGCGGTGGTCCGCGAAGGCGACATGATCGAGCTGGACTGCGCCTCCGGCCGCCTGCACCTGGACATCCCGGACGCGGAACTGGCCGCGCGCCTGGCCGACTGGCAACCGCCGGCGGACCAGCTGCTGGCCGGCGGCTACCGGCGCCTCTACGTCAACCACGTGCTGCAGGCCGACGAAGGCTGCGACTTCGACTTCCTGGTCGGCTGCCGCGGTTCCGAAGTGCCCCGCCACTCCCATTGA
- the araH gene encoding L-arabinose ABC transporter permease AraH produces the protein MSAQPHSLTPPRRGFDMRRFLDDWAMMLAALVIFALCALFVQNFLSPLNMRGLGLAISTVGIAACTMLFCLASGHFDLSVGSVIACAGVVAAVVMRDFDSVFLGVAAALAMGLVVGLINGLVIAKLKINALITTLATMQIVRGLGYIFSDGKAVGVSQEQFFVFGNGQLFGLPVPIVITLLCILFFGWLLNYTTFGRNTMAIGGNEEAALLAGVHVDRTKIIIFAMHGVIGALAGVVLASRMTSGQPMIGQGFELTVISACVLGGVSLAGGIGMIRHVIAGVLILAIIENAMNLKNIDTFYQYVIRGTILLLAVVIDRFKQR, from the coding sequence ATGTCCGCCCAACCCCACAGCCTGACCCCGCCGCGCCGCGGCTTCGACATGCGTCGCTTCCTCGACGACTGGGCCATGATGCTGGCCGCGCTGGTCATCTTCGCCCTCTGCGCGCTGTTCGTGCAGAACTTCCTCTCGCCGCTGAACATGCGCGGCCTGGGTCTGGCGATCTCCACCGTGGGCATCGCCGCCTGCACCATGCTGTTCTGCCTGGCCTCCGGCCACTTCGACCTCTCGGTGGGTTCGGTAATCGCCTGCGCCGGCGTGGTAGCGGCCGTGGTGATGCGCGACTTCGACAGCGTCTTCCTCGGCGTCGCCGCCGCCCTGGCCATGGGCCTGGTGGTGGGGCTGATCAACGGGCTGGTGATCGCCAAGCTCAAGATCAACGCCCTGATCACGACCTTGGCGACCATGCAGATCGTGCGCGGCCTGGGCTACATCTTTTCCGATGGCAAGGCCGTCGGCGTCTCCCAGGAGCAGTTCTTCGTGTTCGGTAACGGCCAGCTGTTCGGGCTGCCGGTCCCCATCGTCATCACCCTGCTGTGCATCCTGTTCTTTGGCTGGCTGCTCAACTACACCACCTTCGGCCGCAACACCATGGCCATCGGCGGCAACGAGGAAGCCGCGCTGTTGGCCGGTGTTCACGTCGACCGCACCAAGATCATCATCTTCGCCATGCACGGGGTGATCGGTGCCCTGGCCGGCGTGGTCCTGGCCTCGCGCATGACCTCCGGCCAGCCGATGATCGGCCAGGGCTTCGAACTTACGGTGATCTCCGCCTGCGTGCTGGGCGGGGTCTCCCTGGCCGGCGGCATCGGCATGATCCGCCACGTGATCGCCGGGGTGCTGATCCTGGCGATCATCGAGAACGCCATGAACCTGAAGAACATCGACACCTTCTATCAGTACGTCATCCGCGGAACCATCCTGCTGCTGGCGGTGGTCATCGACCGCTTCAAGCAGCGCTAA
- a CDS encoding thioredoxin family protein, translating to MELDDGTADAVLLEAPGRSLLIFTSVGCATCRLARQVLPAAVLPVDRLYWVDAERSGGLVQRYGVFHLPALFLVRDGEFLGPVQAPLREPALVAAIQAADGRESEELP from the coding sequence ATGGAATTGGACGATGGCACGGCGGATGCCGTCCTGCTGGAGGCGCCCGGGCGCTCCCTGCTGATCTTTACCAGCGTCGGCTGTGCGACCTGCCGGCTGGCCCGCCAGGTACTGCCTGCAGCGGTGCTGCCGGTCGACCGGCTGTACTGGGTAGACGCCGAGCGCAGCGGCGGCCTGGTGCAGCGCTATGGCGTCTTTCATCTGCCGGCGCTGTTCCTGGTCCGTGACGGCGAGTTTCTCGGTCCGGTACAGGCGCCGCTACGCGAGCCAGCCCTGGTGGCAGCGATCCAGGCGGCGGACGGGCGCGAGTCCGAGGAACTGCCCTGA